CCACGGACGGCAGCTGCCTTGGGCGGACCTGGCTTGGCGCAAAAGATGCCGGTCGCCGCGCCCGTGCGCGTCCTGCGGCCGACGATGACCGCGCCTGGGGTCGACCCGCCCTGGTGCTCGTGCACCATCCCATGGCCATCGAAAGGATGATGTTTGGCGCCCCCGAGGGGTAGCGGGCCGCGGACGCTTCGCTACTTGTCATGGGCGGGCATGGCCCGTAACATGACCAGAGAAATGGCGCGGATCGTGCGTTCCGGGCACGCGGACATCGGCAAGGGAGGGCAGTGCATGCCAGGCGGCAGGGTGGCGAGCGGCAGTGCGGACGCATGGTTCAGTCCGGAGGATATCTATCTCTTCCGCGAGGGGCGGCACGTGCGGCTCTACGAGAAGCTCGGCGCGCATCCGCTGCAGGTGGCGGCCGATACCGGCGTGCATTTCGCGGTATGGGCACCCAATGCGCGCTCGGTGTCGGTGATCGGCGATTTTAACGGGTGGCGAAAGGATGTCCATCCGCTGAAGGTCCGCGACGATGGGTCGGGTCTGTGGGCGGGGTTCATCGCCGGGATCGGCCCCGGGGCGCTCTATAAATATCACATCGTCGCGCGCGACAGCGGCTATGAAGTGGAGAAGGCCGACCCGTTCGCGTCTCAAAGCGAGCTGCCGCCGCGTACGGCGTCGGTGGTATGCGATGGCAGCTATGCCTGGCAGGACGCGGCGTGGATGGCGGGGCGCGGCGAGCGCATCGCGCTCGCCGCGCCGGTGAGCATCTACGAGATGCATGCCGGATCCTGGCGGCGCGTGCCCGAGCAGGGCGGGCGCTGGCTCAGTTACCGCGAACTGGCTTCGACATTGCCGTCCTATGTCGCGGACATGGGCTTTACTCATGTCGAATTCATGCCGCTTACCGAACACCCTTTCTATGGTTCATGGGGCTATCAGACCACGGGCTATTTCGCGCCCACCGCGCGTTTTGGCACGCCCGAGGATCTCATGTCCCTCATAGATGCCCTGCATCGCCAGGGTATCGGCGTGATCCTCGACTGGGTGCCGTCGCACTTTCCCACGGATCTTCACGGCCTCGGGTTTTTCGACGGGACGCATCTTTTCGAGCATGCCGACCCGCGGCGTGGCTATCATCCGGAATGGCACTCGAGCCTGTTCAACTATGGCCGCCACGAGGTGCGCTCGATATTGGTCTCGAGCGCGCTTTACTGGCTCGACAGGTTTCACATGGACGGTCTGCGCGTCGATGGCGTGGCGTCCATGCTGTATCGCGACTATGCGCGCGCCCCGGGGGAGTGGATCCCGAATGCCCACGGTGGCCGGGAGAACGAGGAGGCGATCCAGTTTTTGCAGGAGCTGAACGAGGCCGTGTACCGGCATTATCCCGACACACAGACCATAGCCGAGGAGTCCACGGCCTGGCCGCAGGTGTCGCGGCCGGTCTATGCCGGGGGGCTCGGGTTCGGCTATAAATGGAATATGGGCTGGATGCATGACACGCTCGATTACATGGAAAAGGACCCCATCCACCGCAAGTACCATCAGGGGCAGCTTACGTTCAGCCTGTGGTACGCCTTTCAGGAAAACTTCGTGCTGCCGCTTTCGCATGACGAGGTGGTCTATGGCAAGCGCTCGCTGATTGCCAAGATGCCGGGCGACGACTGGCAGCGATTCGCCAACCTGCGCGTGCTCTTCGCCTACATGTTCTGTCACCCCGGCAAGAAGCTCCTATTCATGGGCTCGGAGTTCGCCCAGTGGCGGGAATGGGCCCACGAAGGCAGTCTCGACTGGCACCTTCTCGATCATGAGCCGCATCGCGGCATCCAGCGTCTGGTGCGCGATCTGAACGCCTTGTATCGCGGGGAGCCGGCGCTGCACCGGGCCGACACCGAGCCCGCGGGTTTCCGGTGGCTGGACGCCGGGGATTGGGAGCAGAGCGTCATCAGTTTCTACCGCTTCGCCGAACCCGCCGCCGAGCCGCTGCTGGTGGTCGCCAATTTCACGCCCCTGCCGCGCCACAACTACCGCCTGGGGGTGATGTGGCCAGGGCTCTGGCAGGAGGTCCTGAACACCGATGCCACGGTCTACGGCGGCAGTGGGCAGGGCAACCTCGGGGGGCTTGCCACGGCCCCGGTGGCGGCGCACGGCGCGTTGCAGTCCCTGAATCTCGTGTTGCCGCCCCTCTCGGTGCTCGTGTTCAAGGCCCCGCCACGGCCGGGGTCGGGTAACTAGGCCGTGGCGCGGCGTCCGGGCAAGGAGCCGCCCCTGCCAGCCGATGGCCGCTGTCGGGTGGTGATCGAGGCCCTGACCCCGATGGTCGACTGCGGGCGCTTCCCCATAAAGCGGGTGATCGGCGACACCGTGATCGTGGAGGCCGATGTGTTTGCCGATGGTCACGACGCCGTGGCCTGTGTGCTGTGCGTACGCAAACCAAGCGGCCGCACGCTGGGCACGACGCGCATGACGGCGCTTGGCAATGATCGCTATCAGGGACGCTTTGTGGTCGCCGAGCTCGGTATCTATCACTATACGGTGCGTGCCCATGTCGATCGATTCGGCTCGCTCACCCAGGAACTCGCGCGTCGGCCGGCCGACGACCCGGATCTTGCCCTGGTCTTTCAGCAGGCAGCGCTCCTGATTGCGGGCGCCGCGGCCTGTGCGCCGGCGCGCGAAGCGCGTCCGCTGCGTGTCGTACAGGCGCTGCTCGAGGGCCAGGCGTCTTCCGCCGACAAGCGTACGGCGCTGTTAGACGAGGTGCTGGCCGAAGGGTCTACCGGTTTTCGCAGCCCGCGCATGAGACGGCGTGGACACAAGAACTCGCGGTGCGTGTGGACCCCGAGAGCGCGCGCGCCGCGGCCTGGTATGAATTCTTTCCACGCTCGCGCTGGGGGTCTGCCGGCGGACGACTGGGTGATGCCGGCCCGATCCTTACCCATGTGGCGGCCATGGGTTTCGATGTCGTATACCTGCCGCCGATATCACCGATCGGGACCGTGCGCCGCAAGGGTCCGAATAATACCGTAAGCCGCGATCCCGCGGATGTCGGTAGTCCGTGGGCGATCGGCAGCGCCGAGGGCGGTCACAAGGACGTGGCCCAGGCCCTGGGCACGCTTGCGGATTTCCGGGCATTCTGTGCGGAGGCCGAACGGCTCGGGCTTGCCGTCGCGCTCGACATCGCCTTTCAGTGCGCCCCCGACCACCCGTATGTGACCGAGCACCCGCAATGGTTCCGTCACCGCCCGGACGGCAGCATCCAGTACGCCGAGAACCCCCGAAGAAATACCAGGACATCTACCCGTTGGACTTCGAGACCGAGGACTGGCAGGCCCTTTGGCGGGAATTGAAGGGCATCGTCCTGTTCTGGATCGACGCCGGGGTGCGCATCTTCCGGGTCGACAATCCCCACACCAAGGCCTTCGCCTTCTGGGAATGGCTCATAGACGCGGTACGCGCCGAGCACCCCGATGTCTTGTTTCTGGCCGAGGCCTTCACGCGCCCCAAGGTGATGCACAGGCTCGCGAAGCTCGGGTTCACGCACTCTTATACCTATTTCACGTGGCGCAACAGCAAGCACGAACTGATCGCGTACTTCACCGAGCTCACGCGTGGACCGGGCCGCGAGTATTTCCGGCCGCACGTCTGGCCGAACACCCCCGACATCCTGCCGCCCTATCTGCAACATGCCCCGCGCGCGGCGTTCATCGCGCGTCTGGTGCTGGCCGCGACCCTGAGCGCCAACTACGGCATTTACGGGCCGGCCTTCGAGCTCATGGAATCGGTACCGCGCGAGCCGGGTAGCGAGGAGTATCGGGACTCCGAGAAGTACGAGCGGCGCACCTGGGATGTCGCCCGGCCCGACAGCCTGCAGGCGATCATTGCGCGCATCAACGCCATACGCCACGCGCATCCGGCGCTCAAGGCCGATTGCCGCCTCGTATTCCATGCCATCGATAACGATAACCTGATCGCCTACAGCAAGACCTCCGACGACGGCGCGTCGGTCATTCTCGTGGTGGTGAACCTCGACCCCTATCACCGTCAGTCCGGATGGGTCGAGTGGCCGGCGCAGGTCGCCGGCGCTCCTGCCGACCGCGCGGTGCAGATGCACGATCTCCTGTCGGATGCGCGCTATCTGTGGAGCGGTGGCCGCCATTACGTGGAACTCGCGCCCGAGCAGATGCCGGCGCATATATTCCGCCCGCGCGGCTATGTCGGCACCGAGCACGACTTCGATTACTACTCTTAGGTCATCCATGCATAGAAAGACAAGAAGCGAGGAATCGCGGATATCGGATGATCCGCTCTGGTACAAGGACGCGGTCATCTACGAATTGCATGTACGTGCTTTCTTCGATGGTAATGGCGACGGTATCGGGGATTTCGCGGGGCTCACCGAGAAGCTCGATTATCTCCAGGATCTCGGTGTCGATACCCTGTGGGTGCTGCCTTTCTACCCGTCGCCCATGCGCGACGACGGGTATGACATCGCCGATTACCGCAATGTCCATCCCGACTACGGGACGCGCCGCGATTTCCTGCAGTTCGTGCGCGCCGCCCATGAACGGGGGCTGCGGGTCATCACCGAGCTTGTCATAAACCACACCTCCGACCAGCATCCCTGGTTTCAGGCGGCGCGCCAGGCGCCCGCGGGTTCGCCCAAGCGCGACTTCTATGTGTGGAGCGATACCGCCAAGAAGTTCGAGGATACCCGCATCATATTCACCGACAGCGAGAAGTCGAACTGGGCATGGGATGATGTCGCCCACGCCTACTACTGGCATCGCTTCTTTTTCCATCAACCGGACCTGAACCACAACAATCCGCATGTCGTGAAGGCGGTGGTGCGGGTCATGGAGTTTTGGCTTGGCCTGGGTGTCGACGGCCTGCGGCTCGACGCCATCCCGTATCTGTGCGTGCGCGAGGGGACGAGCAACGAGAACCTGCCGGAGACCCATGCGGTCGTGCGCTACATGCGTTCGGTGATAGACCGGCGCTATGAGAATCGCATGTTGCTTGCCGAGGCCAATCAGTGGCCGGAGGATGTGCGCGACTACTTCGGCACGGGCGATGAGTGCCACATGGCCTATCACTTTCCGCTCATGCCGCGGATGTATATGGCCATAGCGCAGGAGGACCGGCATCCGATCGTCGAGATCATGAAGCAGACGCCGGACATCCCCGAGACCTGCCAGTGGGCGATCTTTCTGCGCAACCACGACGAACTCACCCTGGAGATGGTCACGAACAATGAGCGTGACTATATGTACCAGATGTACGCCGCCGACCGGAAGGCGCGCCTTAATCTTGGGATACGCCGCCGGCTCGCGCCGCTCATGGATAATGATTTCGACAAGATCCGACTCATGAACAGTCTGCTTTTGTCGATGCCCGGGTCGCCGATCATCTACTACGGCGACGAGATCGGCATGGGCGACAATATTTATCTCGGTGACCGCAACGGTGTGCGGACCCCCATGCAGTGGAGCCCGGATCGCAACGCCGGCTTCTCGCGCGCCGACCCGCAGCGCCTGTTTTTGCCGCCGATCATGGACCCCATTTATGGTTATGGCGCGGTGAATGTCGAGGCGCAGGCGCGCGACCCCTCGTCTTTGTTGAACTGGACGCGGCGCATGCTCACGATCCGCAAGAGCACGAAGGTGTTCGGGCGGGGCGCGCTCGTGTTCCTGGAGCCCGGCAACCGCAAGATCCTCGCCTATGTGCGTGCCTATGGCGATGAGACGATCCTGTGCGTCGCCAATCTGTCGCACTCCGCGCAGCCCGTGGAACTCGATCTGTCGGCCTACAAGGGGCGCGTGCCGATCGAGCTCATGGGTCGGACGCCGTTTCCGCCGATCGGCGACCTCCCGTATCTTTTGACCCTCCACGGCCATGGCTTCTATTGGTTCCGGCTCGCCGCCGGAGGGGAAATCCCGGCCTGGCACGAGGAGCGCCTGCCCCCGAGGAGCTGCCGTTGCTCGTGCTGTTCGATGGCTGGCGGAGCCTGTTTCGCGAGCGCGTGGTGCCCTGGCGCATGGCCATGGCCGACCGCGTCCGTGAACAGTGGGAACGCGATGCCTTGCCACGCTTTGTGATCGCGCAGCGTTGGTATGCCGAGAAGGGCGTGGTCCCAAAGCGGGTCGCCATGACCGAGACCGCCGAATGGGTGGGATCCGACGGCCGGTTTTTCTTCATGATCGCGGATGTCGTGGAAGCGGGTGAGGGGGCGCCCGTGGGCCGCTATTTCGTGCCGCTGTCGCTCCTGTGGGAGAGCGACAGCGAGGCGCGCATGCGCACGGTTTTGCCGCTTGCCGTGGCGCGCGTACGCCAACAGGCGACGCTTGGCATCTTGGGCGATGCCTTCGCCGACGACGCCTTTTGCCGCGGGCTTGTCGCGGTGATGCGCGCGGGGCTGGCCTTTGCGGGCGAGGGCGGTGTCGTGCAGGGCGTGGCCGTGGGTACGCTCGAGCAGCCGGTGGCCGCGGACGAGACGGTCCGCCATCCCAATACGCACAGCAGCAACACGGCGGTGGCGATCGGCGAACGGTTGTTTTTGAAGGGCTATCGGCGATTGCAGGAGGGCATCAACCCGGAGGTCGAGATGGGCCGGTTCTTGTGCGACGTGGCGGGCTTTCGCCATACCGTGCCGGTGCTCGGGACCCTCGAGTACCGGCCGGCTGCGGGTAGCGTCATCACGCTTGCGCTGCTCCAAGCCTATGTCGAGAACCAGGGGGACGGTTGGGACTATACCCTGAACTATCTCGACAATTATCTCGAACTGTGTCTGCATGGCGCGGCCCACCACCTTCACCTGTTTTGCTTCGCAGGTAGTGAAAACATTCCGCACCAAAGCGCAACAGCCGGTCCTTGTGCGTGATGACCAGTCGCCCGTCCGCCTATCGATGACAGCGTCGAGCAGCTTTTTCAAGCCTTTTCTTGTGGGTGTTCATCCCTGAACCCAGATCGGCGATGACCTCCAACGTCCAGCCTTGGCGGGCACAGTAGAGTTCCAGGACCTGTTTTGTCGCTCCAAATCATCTTTCTGGTCGTGGCTGGACACACCGGCGCAGGCGATAGTGCGGCGCCGTATATCGGTTTCAGCGCGGAACATCTCCGGCTTGAGTTTGGCGAGATCATAAGGGCGACGGCCGCCCGCCGGTTCGGCGGCCAGCTTGCCCGCCGCTTCCGGCGGCGCCGTGTCGTGATCGACACCCCCCCCAGCGCCGAGGCCGCTCCGCCCATGCTTACCAACTCTCCATTTTGGAGAGCATAGGTTAGCTCCATTAGATAGCTTTCAAGAGAATTTCTCGAGCTCCTTGCGGCGAGCGGTCGAAATCAGGGGTAAGGGCTTGCGCCGATAGGCGCGCCAGGGGCGATGGTGATGCCGGTAGGAGAGGGACGTCTAGCGCAGCGCCGTGATCGTGGCACATCGTGCCCAGGCCGTGTCTCTTGTCGGCCGCGGCACCGGATTGATCGGCGTGCGCCGGGAACTGCTGAGGCCAGGGCCATCTACACAGGGATAGGCGTCGGCAAGGGGCGGGCGTGGCGTTTGGGCACGGGGGAATTCGTTGGCGGATGGGCGGGTCAGATCACTGGATGCCACGCGCGGGCTCGCGGCCGTCTCGGTGGTCTTGTCGCACTATGTGCTGGTCCTGGCCGATGCCGGCCGGCGCCGCTATGCGCATGTATCATACCCTGCAGTGGCTGTCCTATACCCCGCTCGGGTTGGCATGGGCGGGTCGCGCGGCGGTCGTCTTTTTCTTCGTATTGAGCGGCTATGTGCTCTACGTCATGTGGGAGCGTGGCGGCCTGAGCTACGGCGCCTATCTCAAAAAGCGCGTCGTGCGGCTTTATCTGCCCTACGCCGGGGCGGTGATCCTCGGCTCCTGGGCGCGGCCTTCCTGTATACCGGACCCTTGCCCGGGCTGGGTCCGTGGATCAACAAGTTCTGGTCCTGGTCGCCGAATGCCAGCTCGCTCTGGGAGCACGCCGGTTTCGTGGATGCCTTCAATTCGGATCGCTACGACTTCACGATCTGGACGCTCGTGCAGGAGATGCGGGTCTCGCTCATCTTTCCGCTGATCGTCCTGTGGGTGAGGCGATCGGCGTGGACCGTGGCCTGGCTGCCTTTGCGGCCCTGGCGGTCGCGACCATCTTCGTGCGCGGCGCGGCATCGGCGGCCGGCGGACGTGGGGCGGCGACGGTCATGGGCGGAGGGCTTACCGCCTATAGCGATACGGTCTACTACCTCGCGCCGTTTGCCTTGGGCGCCCTGCTCGCCTGCCACAGGGATGCGGTGAAGAGACACTACCTCGCGCTGTCATCGTGGCGGCGACTCGTCCTTGGGGCGCTGGCCTTCGCGCTCTATTTTTACGGATCGCGCACCCTGGCGGCCCTGGGTGATCACCGCATGCTGGTCCACGACTGGCCGACCATGATGGGGGCTGCCCTGGGGCTCGTGGTGATCGCCTATGAACCCGCCGTCAAGGCGCTTCTCGACCACCGCCTCTTCCAGTATCTCGGGCGCATATCTTACAGCCTCTATCTCTTTCACCCGCTCGTGCTGTTGGCCGCGCTCCACCTGTTCTATGGACGGATCAGTCTCGCACCCTTGCTTGCGGGCACCTTCGTGGCCTCTATTGACGGCCGATATCGCCTACCGCTGGCTGGAACGACCGGCCGCGCGCATGGCGCGGGCCTTGGGAGGGGGTGACGGCGCCCAGGACCGGGGTTTCCGCGCCATCGGATTGAAGGAAGCGGGCATGGGTTGCGCGGGTGCACCCGTTGCCGGGATGCGGCGCGGGCAAGGAGCGGGAAAGAAGGGAAAGAAGGGAAAGAAGGGAAAGAAGGGAAAGAAGGGAAAGAAGGGAAAGAAGGGAAAGAAGGGCCGGGGCGCCCCGGGGGCGCCCCGGCCTTGTGGTTACTACTGGCGCAGCATGTGCAGGACGCGGGCCCGCAGCGTGGGGTCGGCGTCGACCTGCCGGACGAGGTTGTTATATTGCGGCAGGGTGAGGTGCTGCCCCTTGATGGCGGCGATCATGGACTGCTGCGCGCGTACCTGGATCCCGCGGGCCGCGCCCGGTTGCCCCTTCATCGCCTGCAACTTTTTGGCGTATGTGGCGCGGATCTGCGACACATGACGAATGGCGGTCACGAAATGCTTCAAAGTCGTGTGGCCGATGCGCGGCATGGCCGTGGCCGCCGCCGGTGGCGGCGGCATCTGCGCGGCGGCGCCGGGGGCCTGGGTGGCGGCAAACGCGCTTGCGGAGGCGAGTGTGATCGCGGTCGTCAGGGCGAGTCGCAGGGCGGTTCGGGATGACTCCATCGTGATGTCTTTCCTCGATTGATTGGCTCGCTCAGGAAGTGCAATGCCCGTGCCAGCCGCCCCGCCTGCGGCCGTCCGGGGGGCGAAGGCCCGCGGTTATGCGCCAGGACGCGGGTGCGCGGCGGTCGCCGGATACGGTACTTCGGCAGTGCGCCTGTGTCGAAATGACACATGTGGCGGCAATACAGAGGCGTCACGCCACAGCTCGTGCGTGTGATGTCAGGGGGAGGAGAGATGCAGGGATCAAAGATCTTGATAGTGGATGATAGTGATATCGCGCGTACGCAGCTCAAGCAGGGGTTGTCGGACGCCGGGGCCGTGGTGCAGACGGCGGCGAGCGCCCATGACGCCTTGGCACTCCTGCCGCGCTGGCCGGCGGACTTGGTGGTGAGCGGTCTGCCATGGGAGGTCGGCAGCATGGCCTTGTGCGCGGGCATACGCGCCGCGGCAAGGCCGCCGGCGTTCATGATGCTCTCGCCGCGGCCCGAGGCGCCGGTTGCGGGCGATGGGCACGGCTGGGGGGCGCCGCGCCATGCCGAGGGTGCGACCCTGCCGGCGGCCGTTGTCCAGGCCCACGAGGCGCTGGGACTGTCCACGGCCTGCCCGCGCCGATCGCCGCCGGGACTGGACGTCCTGCGGTTTCACGGAATGCTTGGGTGCGGCGCGGATATGCGCGTGTTGATCGAACGTCTGGTACGCGCCGCGCGTGTCGATGTGCCGGTACTCCTGAGCGGGCCGAGCGGCACCGGAAAGGAGCTTGCGGCGCGCGCGATCCATGGTGAGAGCGCGCGCCGCGAGGGCCCCTTCGTGGCCGTCAATTGCGGGGCATACCCGAGTCTTTGTGGGAGAGCGAATTCTTCGGCTATACCGCCGGGGCCTTCAGCGGCGCCCATCGCAGCCGCGAGGGGCTCTTCGCCGCCGCCCACGGCGGGACCTTGTTTCTAGACGAGATCGGGAGATGCCTCTGGGCGCCCAGGCCAAGCTTCTACGCGCCCTCGAGGGCGGCTGGATGCGGCCGGTGGGGGCGGTGCGCGAGCAGCAGGTCAATGTGCGTATCGTCGCCGCCACCCACCGAAACCTGGCCCTGGCGGCCGAGCAGGGGCGTTTTCGCGACGACCTTTTGTATCGCCTCGATGTGTTGGCCGTGAGCCTGCCGGGTCTCGCCGGCCGCTGTGATGACATCACGGTCCTGGCGCGGCACTTCCTGCATGAGTGCCGTGCCGAGATGGGGAGTGCCGTAGATGGTTTCGAGACCGAGGCCTTGTGCTTGCTTCACGCCTACGCCTTTCCGGGCAATGTCCGCGAGCTTCGCAATATCATCCAGTCGGCGGCGGCGTTTGCGCGCGGCCCGCGCATTGATGTCGTGGATCTGCCCGAGCGCGTGCGCCGGCCCGACGGTGGGGCGTCTGGTTCGATGGTGCGCGCCATGCCCCCCGACGTGGCCGGCACCGGCGATCTCGTGACCCTGGAGGAATGCAAGCACGCCTATGTACACGAGGTCCTGCGGCGGGTGCGTGGCAATAAGCGGGCGGCGGCGCGTATCCTCGGGATCGAGCGCCGCACACTCTATCGCTGGCTTACGCCGTCCTGACCAGGATGCGTGCCTGGCCCCATCCCCGGCGTTGCGAACCAGGGGTGGGGCGCGTGCCGATCAGGTCGGCGGCTACAACCACACCATGCAGCCGAGCTCGAAACGATGGGTGAGCAGGGTGTGGTAGGGGTCAGCAATTCTCAATGTGAACTGGCTCCGCCTCGAATGGGGGCGTCCGCTTAAGAATTTACGGGGCTTGCAGGAGCCTTTGTCGGGCATCGGGCACCAGCGGGTAGACCAGGACGCGCTTGGGGCTTGCCCATGGCGTTCGTGATGGCGATCCTCACGGCCGCGGCCCGTGGTGAGACCGACGTCGATCCAGTGGGCCGCG
The DNA window shown above is from Acidiferrobacter sp. SPIII_3 and carries:
- the glgB gene encoding 1,4-alpha-glucan branching protein GlgB, encoding MPGGRVASGSADAWFSPEDIYLFREGRHVRLYEKLGAHPLQVAADTGVHFAVWAPNARSVSVIGDFNGWRKDVHPLKVRDDGSGLWAGFIAGIGPGALYKYHIVARDSGYEVEKADPFASQSELPPRTASVVCDGSYAWQDAAWMAGRGERIALAAPVSIYEMHAGSWRRVPEQGGRWLSYRELASTLPSYVADMGFTHVEFMPLTEHPFYGSWGYQTTGYFAPTARFGTPEDLMSLIDALHRQGIGVILDWVPSHFPTDLHGLGFFDGTHLFEHADPRRGYHPEWHSSLFNYGRHEVRSILVSSALYWLDRFHMDGLRVDGVASMLYRDYARAPGEWIPNAHGGRENEEAIQFLQELNEAVYRHYPDTQTIAEESTAWPQVSRPVYAGGLGFGYKWNMGWMHDTLDYMEKDPIHRKYHQGQLTFSLWYAFQENFVLPLSHDEVVYGKRSLIAKMPGDDWQRFANLRVLFAYMFCHPGKKLLFMGSEFAQWREWAHEGSLDWHLLDHEPHRGIQRLVRDLNALYRGEPALHRADTEPAGFRWLDAGDWEQSVISFYRFAEPAAEPLLVVANFTPLPRHNYRLGVMWPGLWQEVLNTDATVYGGSGQGNLGGLATAPVAAHGALQSLNLVLPPLSVLVFKAPPRPGSGN
- a CDS encoding DUF4168 domain-containing protein, whose protein sequence is MESSRTALRLALTTAITLASASAFAATQAPGAAAQMPPPPAAATAMPRIGHTTLKHFVTAIRHVSQIRATYAKKLQAMKGQPGAARGIQVRAQQSMIAAIKGQHLTLPQYNNLVRQVDADPTLRARVLHMLRQ
- a CDS encoding acyltransferase, which produces MGEAIGVDRGLAAFAALAVATIFVRGAASAAGGRGAATVMGGGLTAYSDTVYYLAPFALGALLACHRDAVKRHYLALSSWRRLVLGALAFALYFYGSRTLAALGDHRMLVHDWPTMMGAALGLVVIAYEPAVKALLDHRLFQYLGRISYSLYLFHPLVLLAALHLFYGRISLAPLLAGTFVASIDGRYRLPLAGTTGRAHGAGLGRG
- a CDS encoding acyltransferase family protein, yielding MYHTLQWLSYTPLGLAWAGRAAVVFFFVLSGYVLYVMWERGGLSYGAYLKKRVVRLYLPYAGAVILGSWARPSCIPDPCPGWVRGSTSSGPGRRMPARSGSTPVSWMPSIRIATTSRSGRSCRRCGSRSSFR
- a CDS encoding Druantia anti-phage system protein DruA gives rise to the protein METIRLATAYGVRPLLAETFVDPTRFTGHCYRAAHWIDVGLTTGRGREDRHHERHGQAPSASWSTRWCPMPDKGSCKPRKFLSGRPHSRRSQFTLRIADPYHTLLTHRFELGCMVWL
- a CDS encoding maltotransferase domain-containing protein, translated to MARRPGKEPPLPADGRCRVVIEALTPMVDCGRFPIKRVIGDTVIVEADVFADGHDAVACVLCVRKPSGRTLGTTRMTALGNDRYQGRFVVAELGIYHYTVRAHVDRFGSLTQELARRPADDPDLALVFQQAALLIAGAAACAPAREARPLRVVQALLEGQASSADKRTALLDEVLAEGSTGFRSPRMRRRGHKNSRCVWTPRARAPRPGMNSFHARAGGLPADDWVMPARSLPMWRPWVSMSYTCRRYHRSGPCAARVRIIP
- a CDS encoding helix-turn-helix domain-containing protein, whose amino-acid sequence is MPPDVAGTGDLVTLEECKHAYVHEVLRRVRGNKRAAARILGIERRTLYRWLTPS